A genomic region of Micromonospora sp. NBC_01796 contains the following coding sequences:
- a CDS encoding flavodoxin, producing MKTHSRRAILRSALLGAAGTAAGTLSSACTDSPVDSPGATPATGSASGGAPVPPSAVGDAMLLVYFSRAGENYFNGGRRRLEVGNTEVVARMIGRLTGCDVHRIEAADPYPDDYEPTVARNVREQESDSRPEIANPLTSIERYDTVVLGSPIWNVRAPMIMTTFVEGLDFTGKTVHPLTTYAMSGLGTTERDYAASCPGATLGEGLAVRGEEVADAEPAVAAWLRRAGLPTR from the coding sequence ATGAAAACGCACTCGCGTCGCGCGATCCTTCGAAGCGCGCTACTCGGCGCCGCCGGGACCGCGGCCGGCACGCTGTCGAGCGCCTGCACCGACTCCCCTGTCGACTCGCCCGGAGCCACTCCGGCGACCGGCAGCGCATCGGGAGGCGCCCCCGTTCCGCCGTCTGCCGTGGGGGACGCGATGCTGTTGGTGTACTTCTCCCGGGCGGGAGAGAACTACTTCAACGGCGGTCGTCGGCGTCTGGAGGTCGGCAACACGGAGGTCGTGGCACGCATGATCGGCCGCCTGACCGGCTGCGACGTGCACCGCATCGAGGCTGCTGACCCGTATCCCGACGACTATGAACCGACGGTCGCGCGCAACGTACGGGAGCAGGAGTCGGATTCTCGGCCGGAGATCGCCAACCCGCTGACCTCGATCGAACGCTACGACACGGTGGTGCTGGGCAGCCCGATCTGGAACGTCCGAGCACCCATGATCATGACAACGTTCGTCGAGGGCCTCGATTTCACCGGCAAGACCGTCCACCCGCTCACCACGTACGCGATGAGCGGTCTCGGCACCACCGAACGCGACTACGCGGCGTCCTGCCCCGGCGCGACGCTCGGCGAGGGCCTGGCCGTACGCGGAGAGGAAGTCGCCGACGCCGAGCCCGCCGT
- a CDS encoding MBL fold metallo-hydrolase, whose product MHDVRVTHIGGPTALIEVAGWRILTDPTFDPPGRRYAFGWGTSSRKVAGPVLRPEQVGPVDAVLLSHEHHADNLDESGRELLTGVPVIVTTRAGARRLGGRSRGLRPWDETVLEAPGRPPITVTATPCRHGPPLSLPIAGPVIGFALRWDGQEHGVLWVTGDTVMFRGLREVPRRLTVDTVLLHLGAVRFPVTGRLHYSLTGREAVELCRLVRPRTIIPVHYEGWSHFSQGRAAVERAFAAAPDRLGDRLRWLPGQPPSTH is encoded by the coding sequence ATGCACGACGTACGAGTGACACACATCGGGGGACCGACGGCCCTCATCGAGGTGGCCGGCTGGCGGATCCTCACGGACCCGACGTTCGACCCGCCGGGTCGCCGGTACGCGTTCGGCTGGGGGACCAGCTCGCGGAAGGTCGCCGGGCCCGTGCTGCGACCCGAGCAGGTCGGACCCGTCGACGCGGTACTGCTCAGCCATGAGCATCACGCGGACAACCTCGACGAGAGCGGCCGGGAACTGCTCACCGGCGTTCCCGTCATCGTCACCACCCGCGCCGGTGCGCGCCGCCTCGGCGGCCGGTCGCGTGGCCTGCGACCGTGGGACGAGACCGTCCTCGAGGCTCCCGGGCGGCCACCGATCACGGTCACCGCGACGCCGTGCAGGCACGGGCCGCCGCTCAGCCTCCCCATCGCGGGGCCGGTCATCGGGTTCGCGTTGCGGTGGGACGGCCAGGAGCACGGTGTGCTGTGGGTCACCGGTGACACCGTCATGTTCCGCGGCCTGCGGGAGGTGCCACGGCGGCTGACCGTCGACACCGTACTGCTGCACCTGGGCGCCGTCAGGTTCCCGGTGACCGGCCGCCTGCACTACAGCCTCACCGGACGCGAGGCCGTCGAACTCTGCCGACTCGTCCGGCCACGCACCATCATCCCGGTGCACTACGAGGGCTGGTCCCATTTCAGCCAGGGCCGAGCGGCGGTCGAGCGGGCGTTCGCGGCCGCACCGGACAGGCTCGGCGACCGATTGCGGTGGCTGCCGGGGCAACCACCGTCAACTCACTGA
- a CDS encoding VWA domain-containing protein gives MSLSWPWALLALLTVPLLLAARWWLNRRRKRTAVTVSSIALIRAAVPGRSAWRRRIPVALFLAGLLVLAVGLARPHAEIAVPRADSSILLAIDVSGSMCATDVAPNRLSAASDAARAFIEDSDDDTRIGLVAFSGIAALIVAPTTEKQRLTDAIDGFRTSRGTAIGQAILTSIDAIAEDNPDVAKTGVDLGPGAPADFQPDTIVVLTDGSNTTGVDPVTAAQQAAARHLRVFTIGFGTTEPTRMVCRPDQITGDLYRGGPEPGFSGRGGFRDPSGFRQFLQMDEEALTEVADTTGGRYFRAEDADQLAEVLSGLPSAIGLHRQETETTVWFVLAGTLLAFAGAGLSLWWNRGRPARIRRPDGASRPGDGQAATAQALGHPPR, from the coding sequence ATGTCCCTCAGCTGGCCGTGGGCGCTGCTCGCGCTACTGACCGTGCCGTTGCTCCTCGCGGCGCGTTGGTGGCTCAACCGACGTCGTAAGCGCACCGCGGTCACCGTCTCCAGCATCGCGTTGATCCGCGCCGCCGTTCCGGGCCGCAGTGCATGGCGACGCAGGATTCCCGTCGCGCTCTTCCTCGCCGGCCTGCTCGTCCTCGCCGTGGGCCTGGCTCGCCCGCACGCGGAGATTGCCGTACCCCGCGCCGACTCCTCGATCCTGCTGGCCATCGACGTGTCCGGGTCGATGTGTGCCACCGACGTCGCACCCAACCGGCTGTCGGCCGCCAGCGACGCCGCCCGCGCGTTCATCGAGGACAGCGACGACGACACCCGGATCGGGCTGGTCGCGTTCTCCGGCATCGCCGCCCTGATCGTCGCGCCCACCACGGAGAAGCAGCGGCTGACCGACGCGATCGACGGCTTCCGTACCTCTCGTGGCACGGCCATCGGTCAGGCGATACTCACCTCGATCGACGCGATCGCCGAGGACAATCCGGACGTCGCGAAGACCGGCGTGGACCTGGGCCCCGGCGCCCCGGCCGACTTCCAACCGGACACCATCGTCGTGCTCACCGACGGTTCGAACACCACCGGCGTCGACCCGGTCACCGCCGCCCAGCAGGCCGCCGCCCGCCACCTGCGGGTCTTCACCATCGGCTTCGGCACGACCGAGCCGACACGCATGGTCTGCCGACCCGACCAGATCACCGGCGACCTGTACCGCGGCGGTCCGGAGCCGGGATTCTCCGGGCGCGGCGGTTTCCGCGACCCCTCCGGTTTCCGCCAGTTCCTGCAGATGGACGAGGAGGCGCTGACCGAGGTCGCGGATACCACCGGCGGCAGGTACTTCCGGGCCGAGGACGCCGACCAGCTCGCCGAGGTGCTCTCCGGCCTGCCCAGCGCGATCGGCCTGCACCGGCAGGAGACCGAGACCACGGTCTGGTTCGTGCTCGCCGGAACGCTGCTGGCGTTCGCCGGCGCCGGTCTGTCCCTGTGGTGGAACCGCGGGCGCCCGGCGAGGATCCGACGACCGGATGGGGCGTCCCGACCAGGAGATGGGCAAGCCGCGACCGCGCAGGCTCTGGGGCATCCGCCGCGATGA
- a CDS encoding alpha/beta fold hydrolase, which yields MPTTRRTLIAGSAAVATGALIAAPAATAHTRPVTPKPTVVLVHGAFADASGWTDTARILQRDGYPVLAPANPLRSVSADAAYLASVLATVPGPLVLVAHSYGGMVITNAALGNPNVKALVYVAAFAPEQGETLQGLQLKFPGSKLGEAALDFRPYPTADGAGSVDGYVKTSVFRDVFAADLPRATTDVMAATQRPGDVHTLLEPSGAPAWKEIPTWYLVARNDNLIPAAAQRFMAQRASARITEVNASHVAMISQPRVTADVIKHAAR from the coding sequence ATGCCGACCACCCGACGTACCCTGATCGCCGGCTCCGCCGCGGTCGCCACCGGAGCCCTCATCGCGGCTCCGGCGGCGACCGCACACACCAGGCCGGTCACGCCGAAACCGACCGTCGTGCTGGTGCACGGCGCGTTCGCCGACGCGTCCGGCTGGACCGACACCGCCCGGATCCTGCAGCGCGACGGCTACCCGGTCCTCGCGCCGGCGAACCCGCTGCGCAGCGTCTCCGCCGACGCCGCCTACCTGGCCAGCGTCCTGGCCACCGTTCCCGGGCCGCTGGTCCTGGTCGCGCACTCGTACGGCGGCATGGTCATCACCAACGCGGCCCTCGGCAACCCGAACGTCAAAGCCCTCGTCTACGTCGCCGCGTTCGCCCCCGAACAGGGTGAGACCCTGCAGGGACTCCAGCTCAAGTTCCCGGGCAGCAAGCTCGGCGAGGCGGCGCTGGACTTCCGACCGTACCCGACCGCCGACGGCGCCGGCAGCGTCGACGGGTACGTCAAGACCAGCGTCTTCCGCGACGTGTTCGCCGCCGATCTGCCCCGTGCCACGACCGACGTCATGGCCGCCACGCAGCGGCCCGGCGACGTGCACACCCTCCTGGAGCCGTCGGGCGCTCCGGCCTGGAAGGAGATCCCCACCTGGTACCTCGTGGCCCGCAACGACAACCTCATCCCGGCCGCGGCGCAGCGGTTCATGGCGCAGCGGGCCAGCGCCCGGATCACCGAGGTCAACGCCTCGCACGTGGCGATGATCTCGCAGCCGAGGGTCACCGCCGACGTCATCAAGCACGCCGCCCGCTGA
- a CDS encoding S1C family serine protease, which produces MIDLEVSGSAAAEPVRGGSTTDQPRKRRERTRRHVFVAAGVLWAVAITVAVLWRGGVGVSPPPVAAPSASPSMSDAPLSNADIYQTLLPSVVRIETTRRPSASSGSRMTESAVGTGVIANSDGTILTAAHVVASATTIQISYADGSRTTATVADADEATDIATLTPRELPETLVPAVLGGATAVGDEVVAIGNPLGLSMSTSAGVVSGLNRQVAGTPGLIQFDAAVNPGSSGGPLINNQGQVVGIVVSLANPTDAGTFIGIGFAVPIGTAIAAGREGNGPAVPPL; this is translated from the coding sequence ATGATCGACCTCGAGGTGAGCGGCTCTGCGGCGGCAGAGCCGGTCCGCGGAGGGAGCACGACCGATCAGCCACGCAAACGACGGGAACGTACGCGGCGACACGTGTTCGTCGCGGCCGGAGTGCTCTGGGCCGTGGCGATCACCGTCGCGGTGCTGTGGCGTGGCGGTGTCGGTGTGTCACCGCCACCCGTCGCGGCACCCTCGGCCTCCCCGTCCATGTCGGACGCACCGCTGAGCAACGCCGACATCTACCAGACGCTGCTGCCGTCGGTCGTACGGATAGAAACCACCCGCCGACCGAGCGCGTCCAGTGGGTCACGCATGACGGAATCGGCCGTCGGCACCGGCGTGATCGCCAACTCGGACGGGACCATATTGACTGCGGCGCACGTCGTCGCCTCCGCCACCACCATCCAGATCAGCTACGCCGACGGCAGCCGGACGACCGCGACGGTGGCGGACGCGGACGAGGCGACCGACATTGCCACGCTCACGCCACGGGAGCTTCCCGAGACGTTGGTGCCCGCCGTGCTCGGTGGCGCAACGGCTGTCGGTGACGAGGTGGTTGCGATCGGCAACCCACTCGGGCTGTCCATGAGCACCAGCGCCGGTGTCGTCTCCGGCCTGAACCGGCAGGTGGCCGGCACACCGGGCCTCATCCAGTTCGACGCGGCGGTCAACCCGGGCAGTTCCGGCGGGCCGCTGATCAACAACCAGGGTCAGGTCGTCGGCATCGTCGTCTCCCTGGCGAACCCGACCGACGCCGGCACGTTCATCGGCATCGGCTTCGCCGTTCCGATCGGCACCGCAATCGCTGCCGGCCGAGAGGGCAACGGCCCTGCCGTCCCACCGTTGTAG
- a CDS encoding DUF58 domain-containing protein → MAGAPERLLRRLEWRLSRRLDGRLQGNYRTVWHGAGIDFTDLRVYTPQDDVRHIDWNVTARLDEPFVRQYTEDREMTAWLVVDRSASMRTGRDTGKAGTATELAVSLARLITTGGNRIGAILFDNHVHRVVPARTGRNQVLRIARDLLEPPPQAGGGSTTDLSAMLRLAAATTAKRRSLIFVISDFFGNPGWERPLGMLSHRHEVVVLRIADLAELDLPDLGLILVEDAETGEQLLVDTSDPLLRGRLSEQVGARETELAERMRQAGVDAHRITTDQDLPATLLDLVRRSGRRSR, encoded by the coding sequence ATGGCCGGGGCACCCGAACGCCTGCTGCGGCGTCTGGAATGGCGGCTCAGCCGTCGTCTCGACGGGCGGCTACAGGGTAATTACCGTACGGTTTGGCACGGTGCCGGGATCGACTTCACCGACCTGCGGGTGTACACCCCGCAGGACGACGTCCGGCACATCGACTGGAACGTCACCGCGCGCCTCGACGAGCCCTTCGTCCGGCAGTACACCGAGGACCGGGAGATGACCGCCTGGCTGGTCGTCGACCGATCCGCCTCGATGCGTACCGGACGCGACACCGGAAAGGCCGGCACTGCCACCGAACTCGCGGTCAGTCTCGCCCGGCTGATCACCACGGGTGGCAACCGGATCGGCGCGATTCTGTTCGACAATCACGTGCACCGGGTCGTACCCGCGCGTACCGGGAGAAACCAGGTGCTGCGCATCGCGCGCGATCTGTTGGAGCCGCCGCCGCAGGCCGGCGGCGGGTCCACCACCGATCTGTCGGCGATGCTGCGGCTGGCCGCGGCCACCACCGCCAAGCGGCGCAGCCTGATTTTCGTGATTTCCGACTTTTTCGGAAATCCAGGGTGGGAACGCCCCCTGGGCATGCTCTCCCATCGGCATGAGGTCGTGGTCCTCCGCATCGCCGACCTCGCCGAGCTGGACCTGCCCGACCTGGGCCTGATACTGGTCGAGGACGCGGAGACCGGCGAGCAGCTCCTGGTCGACACCAGCGACCCACTGCTGCGCGGCCGCCTCAGCGAGCAGGTCGGTGCGCGCGAGACCGAGCTGGCCGAGCGGATGCGCCAGGCCGGCGTCGACGCCCACCGGATCACCACCGACCAGGACCTGCCCGCGACGCTGCTCGACCTGGTCCGTCGATCCGGAAGGAGGTCCCGGTGA
- a CDS encoding AAA family ATPase — protein sequence MNGNDALPASAGPIEKVLYEVKKTVVGQDPLLERMIVALLARGHILVEGVPGLAKTLAVKSLAEAIGGQFHRVQFTPDLVPADIVGTRIYHQPTGEFQVQIGPVFTNLLLADEINRAPAKVQSALLEVMQERQVTIGRETHRVPDPFLVMATQNPIENEGVYPLPEAQVDRFMMKVLVGYPTPGEEFVVVERALAPGAALQRIIDPETLSGLQQAADRVYVDPSLIEFAVSLAHATRDPARVGLSDLTRYITFGASPRASISLVLAARALAYVRGREYAVPQDLTDLALDVLRHRLVLSYEALSDDLTPDDILAKILANTPVPEPVGRGR from the coding sequence ATGAACGGCAATGACGCCCTACCTGCTTCGGCCGGCCCGATCGAGAAGGTGCTGTACGAGGTCAAGAAGACCGTCGTGGGCCAGGACCCGCTGCTCGAGCGGATGATCGTGGCTCTGCTGGCGCGCGGGCACATCCTGGTCGAGGGCGTACCCGGCCTCGCCAAGACGCTCGCGGTGAAATCCCTCGCCGAGGCGATCGGCGGGCAGTTCCATCGGGTGCAGTTCACCCCCGACCTCGTGCCCGCGGACATCGTCGGTACCCGGATCTACCATCAGCCGACCGGTGAGTTCCAGGTCCAGATCGGACCGGTCTTCACCAACCTGCTGCTCGCGGACGAGATCAACCGGGCACCCGCCAAGGTACAGAGCGCCCTGCTGGAGGTGATGCAGGAACGCCAGGTCACCATCGGCCGTGAGACCCACCGGGTGCCCGACCCCTTCCTGGTCATGGCGACCCAGAACCCGATCGAGAACGAAGGCGTCTACCCACTGCCCGAGGCGCAGGTCGACCGGTTCATGATGAAGGTGCTGGTCGGCTACCCGACGCCGGGTGAGGAGTTCGTGGTCGTCGAGCGGGCACTCGCCCCGGGCGCGGCGCTCCAGCGGATCATCGACCCGGAGACGCTGTCCGGCCTTCAGCAGGCCGCGGACCGGGTGTACGTGGATCCGTCACTGATCGAGTTCGCGGTGAGCCTGGCCCACGCCACCCGTGATCCCGCCCGGGTCGGCCTGAGCGACCTGACGCGCTACATCACGTTCGGTGCCAGCCCGCGCGCGTCGATCAGCCTGGTGCTCGCCGCACGAGCGCTCGCGTACGTCCGCGGCCGGGAGTACGCCGTCCCGCAGGACCTGACCGACCTCGCCCTGGACGTGTTACGGCACCGGCTGGTGCTGTCCTACGAGGCGCTGTCCGACGACCTCACTCCGGACGACATCCTGGCGAAGATCCTGGCGAACACGCCGGTACCCGAGCCGGTCGGTCGAGGTCGCTGA
- a CDS encoding aldo/keto reductase, whose amino-acid sequence MSDNNSRRRFLLGAAGIAATPLVAGVAGCTSGEQTAGTRSSAAPAAGGGDTATTAITLGARRRLGSLEVSGIGLGCQTMPGNLYGPVSSRENMVTIIRTAVDQGVTLFDTAEVYGPLESERILGEALQPVRDQVVIASKFGFDVNQDTGERGGLNSRPDHVRQAVDGMLQRLRTDHIDLLYQHRVDPQVPIEDVAGAVRELITAGKVRHWGLSEPGLQTIRRAHAVQPLTAIQNEYNLMWRGPEEQVLPTCEELGIGFVCWAPLAYGFTTGTINPYTRFTEGDFRAMVPRHSRENMPANMAVVQLLNDWAVRKGATPAQLSLAWLQAQKPWIVPIPTATRTSHLLENIGTEEVTFTGDDLREFTTALNAIEIRGERLPAPVLAGTGVEARMP is encoded by the coding sequence ATGTCTGACAACAACAGCCGCCGCAGGTTCTTGCTGGGTGCGGCCGGCATTGCCGCGACCCCTCTGGTCGCCGGGGTGGCAGGGTGCACCTCGGGCGAGCAGACGGCCGGGACCCGGTCGAGTGCCGCACCGGCGGCCGGGGGTGGAGACACCGCGACGACGGCGATCACGCTGGGAGCGCGCCGGAGGTTGGGTTCGCTGGAGGTTTCCGGCATCGGGCTGGGCTGCCAGACGATGCCGGGAAATCTGTACGGGCCGGTCAGCAGCCGCGAGAACATGGTCACCATCATCCGTACCGCCGTCGACCAGGGCGTGACCCTGTTCGACACCGCAGAGGTGTACGGGCCGTTGGAGTCGGAGCGGATCCTCGGCGAAGCCCTCCAACCGGTCCGCGACCAGGTGGTGATCGCGTCGAAGTTCGGGTTCGACGTCAACCAGGACACAGGCGAACGCGGTGGCCTCAACAGTCGGCCCGACCACGTCCGGCAGGCCGTCGACGGCATGCTGCAACGTCTGCGGACCGACCACATCGACCTGCTGTACCAGCACCGCGTCGATCCGCAGGTGCCGATCGAGGACGTCGCGGGCGCGGTCAGGGAGCTGATCACGGCCGGTAAGGTCCGACACTGGGGGCTGTCGGAGCCGGGTCTGCAGACGATCCGCCGCGCGCATGCGGTGCAGCCGCTGACGGCGATCCAGAACGAGTACAACCTGATGTGGCGTGGGCCCGAGGAGCAGGTTCTGCCGACGTGCGAGGAACTCGGCATCGGGTTCGTGTGCTGGGCACCGCTGGCGTACGGGTTCACCACCGGCACCATCAACCCGTACACCCGGTTCACCGAGGGTGATTTCCGGGCGATGGTGCCCCGTCATTCACGCGAGAACATGCCGGCCAACATGGCGGTGGTGCAGTTGCTGAACGACTGGGCGGTGCGTAAGGGGGCGACGCCGGCGCAGTTGTCGCTGGCGTGGTTGCAGGCCCAGAAGCCGTGGATCGTCCCGATCCCGACCGCCACCCGGACCTCGCACCTGCTGGAGAACATCGGCACCGAAGAAGTCACTTTCACCGGCGACGATCTGCGGGAGTTCACCACCGCCCTGAACGCGATCGAGATCCGGGGCGAACGACTACCGGCCCCGGTCCTCGCCGGGACCGGAGTCGAAGCACGGATGCCATGA
- a CDS encoding response regulator transcription factor — MRLLVVEDEEDLAEGLRLGLTRTGYAVDVAGDAAQAYDRLTVNEYDLMLLDVNLPDGDGFTLCRSVRRGEVSTPGRGDLRVLMLTARGGLDDRVRGLDEGADDYLVKPFALAELLARVRALLRRDTAGTSARLVVGDLVLDSARHLVTRGDERLGLTRKEFGVLEYLMIRPGHVVSSEELLEHVWDANADPFTQTVRVTVGTLRRKLGQGAIETVVGRGYRLREAVR, encoded by the coding sequence ATGCGGTTACTGGTGGTGGAGGACGAGGAAGACCTGGCCGAGGGTCTACGGCTGGGACTGACCAGGACCGGGTACGCGGTCGACGTCGCCGGCGACGCCGCCCAGGCGTACGACCGGCTGACCGTCAACGAGTACGACCTGATGCTGCTCGACGTCAACCTGCCCGACGGTGACGGGTTCACCCTGTGCCGTTCGGTACGCCGGGGCGAGGTCAGCACTCCGGGTAGGGGTGATCTGCGGGTACTGATGCTGACGGCACGGGGCGGTCTCGACGATCGGGTACGCGGTCTCGACGAGGGCGCCGACGACTATCTGGTGAAGCCCTTCGCCCTGGCAGAGCTGCTCGCCCGGGTACGGGCGCTGCTGCGCCGGGACACGGCCGGCACGTCGGCGCGACTGGTCGTCGGGGACCTCGTCCTCGACTCGGCCCGGCATCTGGTGACGCGGGGCGACGAGCGGTTGGGATTGACGCGCAAGGAGTTCGGTGTCCTGGAGTATCTGATGATCCGTCCCGGCCACGTGGTGTCGAGCGAGGAGTTGCTCGAGCACGTGTGGGACGCCAACGCTGATCCGTTCACCCAGACCGTACGGGTCACCGTCGGCACGTTGCGCCGCAAGCTCGGGCAGGGCGCGATCGAGACGGTCGTCGGCCGTGGTTACCGGCTGCGCGAGGCGGTGCGGTGA
- a CDS encoding sensor histidine kinase, whose product MKGPEVFRSIRFRLTVAYSTLLFALAGGALVITYVAVAQTTSPQPITQRTAKVYSDSRQYVRTTTVAEVSEIEAAVNFNTLQTLRKYSLIAVGGLFVASLGIGWVLSGRALRPVGAIARTAREIQATDLSRRIQLAGPRDELRDLADTIDSMLDRVDNAFQAQRQLIDDTSHELRSPLAIIRTHIDASLTLPGASAEERERAIAVVDRATTRMSLLVEDLLATARRDTDALADTDVDLAILAREAAEESFVTDRPLHLRQVGDEELHLIGDPDALRRAAGNLLSNAVRLAPASSTVTVATGRRGSWLWLAVADEGPGIAPEDLSRVFDRFWRGVPGNNGSALRERRTGLGLAIVRQIVESHGGQVAAFSRLGVGSTFVLWLPAVDCSGEDPPPPFNPWP is encoded by the coding sequence GTGAAGGGCCCCGAGGTGTTCCGGTCGATCCGGTTCCGGTTGACCGTGGCGTATTCGACACTGCTCTTCGCGCTCGCCGGTGGTGCCCTGGTCATCACCTACGTGGCGGTGGCCCAGACCACCTCGCCGCAGCCGATCACCCAGCGGACGGCAAAGGTCTACAGCGACAGCCGCCAGTACGTCCGTACCACGACCGTCGCCGAGGTCAGTGAGATCGAGGCTGCGGTCAACTTCAACACCCTGCAGACGCTACGGAAATATTCGCTGATCGCCGTCGGCGGGCTCTTCGTCGCCAGCCTCGGAATCGGCTGGGTGCTGTCCGGGCGGGCACTGAGGCCGGTCGGGGCGATCGCGAGGACCGCGCGCGAGATCCAGGCGACCGACCTGTCCCGGCGAATCCAGTTGGCCGGGCCGCGTGACGAACTGCGCGACCTCGCGGACACCATCGACTCGATGCTGGATCGGGTCGACAACGCGTTTCAGGCGCAGCGGCAGTTGATCGACGACACCTCGCACGAGCTGCGCAGCCCGCTGGCCATCATCCGTACCCATATCGATGCCTCCCTGACCCTGCCCGGTGCCTCGGCCGAGGAACGCGAACGGGCCATCGCGGTCGTCGACCGGGCTACGACGCGGATGTCGCTGCTCGTCGAGGATCTGCTCGCCACCGCGCGCCGCGACACCGATGCGCTGGCCGACACAGACGTCGACCTGGCGATCCTCGCTCGCGAGGCCGCCGAGGAGTCCTTCGTCACCGATCGTCCGCTGCATCTGCGTCAGGTCGGTGACGAGGAACTGCATCTCATCGGTGATCCTGACGCCCTACGCAGGGCGGCGGGGAACCTCCTGTCCAACGCCGTACGGCTGGCACCTGCGTCCTCGACGGTGACCGTTGCGACCGGTCGCCGTGGGTCGTGGTTGTGGCTCGCGGTCGCCGATGAGGGGCCGGGTATCGCCCCGGAGGACCTGTCCCGCGTGTTCGACCGCTTCTGGCGGGGTGTACCCGGCAACAACGGCTCGGCCCTGCGGGAACGGCGTACCGGCCTTGGCCTGGCGATCGTCCGGCAGATCGTCGAGTCGCACGGCGGTCAGGTGGCGGCCTTCTCGCGTCTCGGGGTAGGCAGCACCTTCGTGCTGTGGTTACCGGCCGTCGACTGCAGCGGTGAGGATCCACCGCCACCGTTCAACCCCTGGCCCTGA
- a CDS encoding VWA domain-containing protein: MSFGHPLVLIPAVLFTAAAVAGYVLLQRRRTAALAAVGFGRLAGGGIRRHLPYVLLLAALPILLTGLARPSAELSVPHVSGTVILAFDVSNSMKATDVTPSRLGAAQTAAKQFVEGQPDSVDIGVLLFGDQALLTQAPTDDRPATQAAIDRATTSGGTSLGQAILVGLGAVTGKPVSLPTGGDADPDTAAPANELGYWPSATIVIFSDGQETGGPDVTQAAELAAGAGVRVQTVGVGTAKGATVEVDGYQLGTALDESLLTMVAQTTGGTYQQAGNTQALVDTTRSIDLRLTTRTEPIELTAPFAAAALLLLAIGSLLNTRWHGRIV, from the coding sequence GTGAGCTTCGGCCATCCCCTCGTGCTGATCCCGGCCGTTCTGTTCACCGCGGCGGCGGTCGCCGGCTACGTCCTGCTCCAGCGGCGGCGCACGGCCGCCCTCGCCGCGGTGGGTTTCGGCCGGCTCGCCGGCGGCGGCATCCGACGCCACCTCCCGTACGTTCTGCTGCTCGCCGCGCTGCCGATCCTGCTCACCGGCCTGGCCCGACCCTCGGCCGAGCTCTCCGTGCCGCATGTCTCCGGCACCGTCATTCTCGCCTTCGACGTGTCCAACAGCATGAAAGCCACCGACGTCACCCCCAGCCGGCTCGGCGCCGCGCAGACCGCCGCGAAGCAGTTCGTCGAGGGGCAGCCCGATTCGGTCGACATCGGCGTACTCCTCTTCGGCGATCAGGCGCTGCTCACCCAGGCTCCCACCGACGACCGACCCGCCACACAGGCCGCGATCGACCGGGCCACCACGAGCGGGGGCACCTCCCTCGGCCAGGCCATCCTGGTCGGACTGGGTGCCGTCACCGGCAAGCCGGTCAGCCTGCCCACCGGCGGCGACGCCGACCCGGACACCGCCGCGCCGGCCAACGAACTCGGCTACTGGCCGTCCGCCACCATCGTGATCTTCTCCGACGGGCAGGAGACCGGCGGCCCGGACGTGACGCAGGCCGCGGAACTCGCGGCGGGTGCCGGCGTACGCGTGCAGACCGTCGGCGTCGGCACCGCCAAGGGTGCGACCGTGGAGGTGGACGGCTATCAGCTCGGCACCGCCCTGGACGAATCGCTGCTGACCATGGTCGCGCAGACCACCGGCGGCACGTACCAGCAGGCCGGCAACACGCAGGCGCTGGTCGACACCACCAGGTCGATCGACCTGCGGCTGACCACCAGGACGGAACCGATCGAGCTGACCGCGCCGTTCGCCGCGGCCGCGCTGCTGCTACTGGCGATCGGCAGCCTCCTGAACACCCGCTGGCACGGAAGGATCGTCTGA